Proteins encoded together in one Impatiens glandulifera chromosome 1, dImpGla2.1, whole genome shotgun sequence window:
- the LOC124930245 gene encoding uncharacterized protein LOC124930245: protein MNSKTDAEFGSVNWIESGFTKSCGNFRTTNIDVVEEVDIFCHVLCREKIKRGGCLRIYPRGGDIWAIYKNWSSEWNRETPSEVRHQYEMVEVMMDYDEEDGVHESTEVEKGLMICQNAVGIWILQQQQEQEEAEAGKHKVIS from the exons ATGAACTCCAAAACTGATGCGGAGTTCGGATCAGTGAATTGGATAGAATCTGGCTTTACGAAATCTTGTGGAAATTTTAGGACAACAAACATTGATGTGGTTGAAGAAGTGGACATCTTTTGTCATGTATTGTgcagagaaaaaataaaacggGGAGGATGCCTTAGAATATATCCTAGGGGCGGAGATATATGGGCCATATATAAGAACTGGTCATCGGAATGGAACAGAGAGACCCCCTCTGAAGTTAGGCATCAATATGAGATGGTGGAAGTTATGATGGattatgatgaagaagatggagTGCATGAGTCCACAG AGGTGGAGAAAGGACTGATGATCTGCCAGAATGCTGTTGGGATCTGGATCCTTCAACAGCagcaagaacaagaagaagctgAAGCTGGGAAACATAAAGTGATATCTTAA
- the LOC124930331 gene encoding uncharacterized protein LOC124930331 codes for MAINEGIGPPDGSYPFLDCQHFSAPENCYANQLGTITNIPITNGVAVSKSKRKSYSGSSVEVVDTNITIPLEAHPIGNGNKNTRSLHEPSKLGKPSRRKSLDDTCVETALSELRKKLPEIRKADAEVAALKKNLANLPQKEAAAAGKSVGEVVVSNKPSTAAISGTVGLQSVVRRRASMRMKVPISDFHNFDNDRAEQFFKAKQIWALYDEKDAMPRLYCLISVSPFKTAISYMNSKTDAVFGEKIKRGGCLRIYPRGGDIWAIYKNWSSEWNRETPFEVRHQYEMVEVMMDYDEEDGVCMSPLVKVDGYRTVYGRNPDKGSISWVLKKKMLRFSHRVTCWRIRGGERTDDLPECCLDLDLAATQDGLILQQQQEQEEAEAGKHKCT; via the exons ATGGCAATTAACGAAGGGATAGGACCTCCAGATGGCTCGTATCCTTTTCTTGATTGTCAACATTTTTCTGCTCCTGAAAACTGCTATGCAAATCAACTTGGGACTATTACAAATATCCCAATCACAAATGGAGTCGCTGTATCTAAATCTAAGCGGAAATCGTATTCTGGATCTTCAGTGGAGGTTGTTGATACAAATATAACCATCCCTCTCGAGGCACACCCTATAGGAAATGGCAATAAAAACACGAGATCTCTTCACGAGCCTTCCAAACTGGGCAAGCCCTCAAGGAGAAAGAGTCTTGATGACACATGCGTAGAAAC ggCATTGTCTGAATTAAGAAAGAAGTTGCCAGAGATAAGGAAAGCTGATGCTGAAGTAGCTGCACTGAAGAAAAACCTAGCAAATTTACCTCAGAaagaagcagcagcagcaggaaAATCAGTAGGAGAGGTGGTGGTGTCTAACAAGCCTAGTACTGCCGCAATTTCTGGCACAGTTGGACTTCAATCAGTGGTGAGGAGGAGGGCATCAATGCGCATGAAGGTTCCTATctctgattttcacaattttgaCAATGATAGGGCTGAGCAATTCTTCAAGGCGAAGCAGATATGGGCGCTCTATGATGAAAAAGATGCTATGCCACGTCTGTACTGTCTGATTTCAGTCTCACCGTTTAAAACTGCAATTAGTTACATGAACTCCAAAACTGACGCGGTGTTCGG agaaaaaataaaacggGGAGGATGCCTTAGAATTTATCCTAGGGGCGGGGATATATGGGCCATATACAAGAACTGGTCATCGGAATGGAACAGGGAGACCCCCTTTGAAGTTAGGCATCAATATGAGATGGTGGAAGTTATGATGGattatgatgaagaagatggggTTTGCATGAGTCCACTGGTGAAAGTAGATGGTTACAGGACTGTGTATGGGAGGAACCCAGATAAGGGTTCCATTAGTTGGgttttgaagaagaaaatgttGAGATTCTCACATCGTGTTACTTGTTGGCGAATTAGAGGTGGAGAAAGGACTGATGATCTGCCAGAATGCTGTTTGGATCTGGACCTTGCCGCCACCCAAGATGGCCTTATCCTTCAACAGCagcaagaacaagaagaagctgAAGCTGGGAAACATAAA TGTACTTGA